The window TTTAAGAAATAAGTATAGAACAGAAGCTAGAAAATTAATGAAAGATAGAAAACTTGCAAAGTATTTAGATATTAACAACTGTAATTTAGCCTTTGAATATTACGAAAATAAATATATTAAGCAGGGATATAGTAATAATTCACTTTATGAAAAAATACTAGATGCTTCAACTAGAACAAATAAAATGGTAAACAAAAGTTTGGGAATGATATAATATTTAACTATAAAATGTGTTGTAAACTCAGAACTATTTAAAATACTTTAAGAAAAATCTTAAGGTGTTTTTTTTATTATTACTAATGTATTAGTTAAAAATTATTGATAGAATTCGTCTTAAATTGTGAATCAACTAGAATCATTAAGGGTAAATACAATTTTATACTGGACTTGCTCTTTTCTTATAGATTCAAAACCTATATAAAAATCTATCTTACTAGATTACTTTTTTGTTTCAGAAATAATTTCAATCAAAACTGGTTCTAACATGAGGATTATGAAAAATTAGAACTTGTAAAATATGATAGGCTTTAACTTTGAGGTGAGATATGAAGTATAAAAAACAAAAATTAATTATAGCAGCACTAATATTTCTTGTAGGTTTATGGATAAATATATATTTTTCCACGAACCTACATTTTTTATTAACAAAGCAGATGGAGGTACTATCATTCATCCCAATAAAAGATTGCATGATTAGCATGGCGACAAGTAAAGCACACTTGTCGTTATTTTTATGCTTGCAAGGATTTAGTTTTCTATTTGCAGTCTTTTATTATATTGCAAATCACAAACCTTATCAATCTGAATTAGTTGAGGTTACTCCACAAATATCAACACCTGTAGCAGCAGGGCAAAAGCAGTTTGGCTCAGCTAAATGGCTAACAGATAAAGAAAAGGACACTGCTTTTGAAAGCTTTATTATAGAGAGCAATAATGATGGATTCAAACCATTATTAGATGCAAATAAAAGAGAGCTAGAAAAAATTAATCAAGATGAAAGGAGCATTTTAAATGAAAAAGAACAAGAAAAAAATTCAAAATTGGGAGAACTCAAAGAAAAACAGACCACCACTAAAAGTGAATGCAAACATGAAGATGCCCAAGAACAAGATGATCAGAAAAAATATCAATTACCAAAAATAAAGAGTGGTGGTATTGTTATTGGATGCAATAAGACAGGAAAAAGTGAAAAGATTTATTATATTGATGAAGATACTCATACCTTATGCATTGGAGCTACACGTTCAGGAAAAACAAGAACTGTTGTCTTACAGACCATCGGAACCATTGGACTTGCTGGAGAAAGTATGATTTTGAGCGATCCCAAAGGTGAAATTTATACATATACCTATACCTTCTTAAAAAATATGGGTTATGAGGTTATATGTGTAGATTTTAAAAACCCACTAAAAAGTGATAGATATAATTTTCTTCAACCTGTCATTGATGCAATAGATAAAAATGATATTCCAAAAGCAGTAGAGGCGACCTGGGATTTAACAGCATCCTTAGTCCCTGAGAACAGTCATAATGAAAAAATCTGGACCAATGGTGAAGCAAGTATTATTGCCAGTGCTATTATGGCGGTTATTTATGACAATAGAAATGGTAATGATAGAAGGTTTCAAAATATGAGTAATGTATATTTCTTTATCAGCGAGATGTGTAAAACCATTGATGGAACAATGCCACTTCTAAAGTATATGAAAAATATACCTACAAGCCATCCAGCAAGAGCATTGCTTTCAATTAGTGAAGTTGCACCAAGTAAAACGAGAGGAAGCTTTTATACTTCAGCGCTAACAACACTAAGGCTTTTCACAAATCCACTTATCCACTCTATGACAGAAAAAAGCGATTTTGATCCTAATGCAATAGGAGAAAGGAAACAAGCAATTTTTATCATATTGCCTGATGAAAAAAGTACTTATTATAGTTTAGCTAGTTTATTTGTAAATCAAAGCTATATGCAGCTTGTAAAAAATGCTGATGAAAGAGGTGGTAGATTAAAAAAGCGTGTAAATTTCATGCTTGAGGAATTTGGTAACTTCGTAAAAATTCCTGACTTTGCTAATAAGCTAACTGTTGGTGGTGGTAGAGGAATTAGATTTAATCTATTTCTACAGAGCTTTATGCAATTAGATGAAAAGTATGGCAAAGAAACAGCAGGAACAATCAAATCAAATTGTGAAACATGGATTTATCTCCAAGCAGATGATTTAAATACCCTTGAAGAAATATCAAAAAAACTAGGTAATTACACAGTATCAACCTATTCTCTTAGCTCTTCTCATGGAAGATATTCTACTCCTTCAAGTTCCCATAGTATCAACTTAACACATAGAGCATTATTAACTGTTGATGAAGTAAGACTTCTAAGCAGACCTTACAGTTTAATCACTTCGAGAAATCATCCTGCGATTATGTATTCGCCTGATTTATCGGAGTGGTTTTTTAATAAAATTTTTGGACTAGGAGATAAAGAACATAACCGTAAAATTCGTGAATATCGAGAAGAAATAAGAGAACAACGGCAATCTAAAAATGAAATAGATACATGGAATATTTGGGAGTATTTTATGGAAGAAGGCAAAAGTAGCAAACAAAATCAATATTCTCAAAGATCATCTATGAAAATTTAATAAGCTAATAGAATTTATGAACCAACATGAAGGGAGGTGTGTTAGATGAAGATTAAGAGATATTTAAAGAAGATTAAAAAAGATATGAGAATTTTCCTTATAACCATATCTGCAATGATGGTAAATTCCCCAGCTGTATTAGCAGCTAATGATGTTAAAAACAGTCAAATTGTAAAGGGAACAGAAAAACTAATCAAAGATCTTACAACATGGTTGATGGTGCTTGCTCCAATTGTTGGAGGACTACTGATTATTTACTTCTTCATTAGAAGAAGTGCAGCAGATGAAATGGATACAAAAAAATGGAATAATCGCATTACAACAGCCATTGTTTCAGTAATTGGTGCAGTTTTAGCATCAGCAACACTCAATTTAATCATAGGTTATTATGTCTAATTTAAGATGTAAAACTGAAAAAATAAACAATATTAAAATTATGGAGGTATTAAAGAAGATGAAAAAATTAATGAATAAGGTACAAGAAAAAATGATGAGAGTAGGAATTGTGACAAGAAACGTAATGACTAGCACTAGTGGAGAAGGATTTGTGGATAGTGCAGTGAAAATCTTGATTTCAGTTGTAATTGGAGCACTGTTACTTGCAGGACTTTATAAACTTTTTGGTGATACTATTTTGCCAACATTAACTCAAAGAATTAAGGACATGTTCAATTTCGCAGGATAATATTAGGCAAACAATAAAGTGGCTTGCGAAGTATTTCGCAGGCTGCTTTTTAAAAATTAGAGGGAGGTGTATGAATTGGAATTTGTCATTATGCTATTAATAGGTGCTATTTTGACTGGGTGTCTTGAGTATGTGAATACATTACTGGATGGACTTGTACCTATTGCACTTCATGCAGAAAATTATATGTATACACTCCTTGGTACAAGTGGTATTAGTGGAATATTTGACATATTTTTTGCATATGGTGTTTCTCTTATCATATTGAAATTCTTAAAAAAAGGATTTGAAAGATATATCCTATGGACAGAGGGAGATGCTGATACAGAACCGATTATACTTTTAACAGGATTTTTCAAATCACTAGCAATAGCTATATGCTTTCCTACTATGTACGGTTGGCTTGCAGAAATAGTATCAGATTTAAGCAATCAGTTAATCAACAGTATATCAGGAGATATGGGTACAGATTTTAGTACAATCATTACTGGAATAACAAGTGCAGGCATATTTACAGGGATTATATCACTAATCTTCTTTATTTGCTTTTTTATTCTGTACATTCAATTTCTAACAAGAGGACTTGAAATATTAATACTTAGAATTGGTCTCCCACTTGCTTGTGTTGGTTTAATGGACAATGACAATGGTGTATTTCGTTCTTATATACAGAAATTTTTTCAAAGTACAATGGCAGTGCTAGTTCAGATAGTGTTAGCAAAACTAGGCGTTGCTCTTATGCTCAATACCCATATATTTTGGGGACTTGCAGCGTTACTATTAGCACTTAGAACACCCAAATTCCTACAAGAGTTCCTTATCATTTCAGGTGCTCAAGGTGGTGGCGGTATGATGAATAAAGTTTATTCTACTGCAAGAATTTATCAAATGGGCAAATCAGTATTTACAAAATAAAGGATGGTGAAGGAATGGAGATTTTAAAAGATTTAGCACTAGCCTTTATTATGCTCATTCGTATTGGGGCAGTTTTAAGAATTGTATATTGCTTTATCTGCATGGGAGCAGATGAAGAGCAAAGTACAACCTATAAAAAGCGTATTAGAAACACCATTATATTTTATATTATGGCTGAATGTGTTTGGGTGATAAAAGATTTAGTAATGAGCTATTATATGTGACTTAGGAGGTGAATGTGAATGGAAGAAAAGAAAAAGCAGACATTATATATTCCGCAGGGACTAAAAACAAGAGTAGAAATCTTTGATGGATATGGGAAGGAAGAGCTATTTAAAACAATTATAGTGACAATCATTGCAGGAATAATAGATGTACTACTTTATTTGATTTTTAAAAATACAGTAATGAGTGTAGTTTTTATCCTTGTTGCCATAGCAGGAAGTGTAATGATGCTAACAAAAGATACTTCAAATACTTCAGTAGTAGATCAGGTTAGCTTTATGATTAAGTTTGCAAAATTTCAGAAGAAATATAAATACAAATATTTAGATGAATGGAAGTGAAATAGTGGATTTAATGATTATCAAAGGCTGTTTATTTGTAGGAATACTAATGGTAGCGGGATATATTGATATAAAAACAAAGACCATTCCAGATTGGATTCATATATTAATCATTCTTGCAGGATTTATCAAGGTAAATCTAATGGAGTCAATGATAGGATTGATTATTGTACCACTACCATTTTTTATAATGGCATGTCTAAAAGAAAATAGCATAGGTGGTGGAGATATAAAGTTAATGGCTGCCTGCGGAGTTTTTCTTGGAGTGAAAGGAGGAGTTATGGGGAGCGTTATTGGACTTGTAATTGCAGTAGTTGTAAACGGAGTGTATTATGCTATAAAGAATAAGGATAAGAATATTGGATTTGCGTTAGCTCCTTATCTTGGAATTGGGAGTTTTGTATCTTTTTTATTACTTTAAACCTACACCCATGATACAATTAAATATAATTCAAGAAAAAGCTAGGGGTGAGATAATGTCAAAGAAGAAAAAGAAAAGATACAGAGGACATTACTGTAAAATATGCGGTGAAATAAAATCAAATGAAAAATTCAATGGTAAAGGTCATAAAAATCATATATGTAAGTCATGTGCAAAACTATCGCAATTAGATAAAAATGAATTAGTTCATTTGAGAAAAATTGAAAATATAGAACTAAGTGGATTTGTTCTTTCAAAAGCTAATATAGAAAAGTTAAAGAGCTATTCTAAAAATAGTAAATACCCAAAGGTACAGAAATATGCAAAGCAGGTGCTAAACTATTATAATGAAAGAATAGAAGAACACAAAGAATGAAAAGAAAGTGAAGAAATAAATGAAGATGGAATATGCGAATATTTAGAAGATGATGATAGATATTTAGTACAAGAAAGAGATAATGAGTTGCCATTTTAATATTATTCAAATATCACCATTATTTGAACAACAGATTTTAAGAGAAGAAAAAATAACATACATAAATATTAATTCAAAAGCATTAACATTTATTAATTTTAGAGTCATAGATTTAGCTTTCAATCAATGGTTGAGGGCTTTTTTGATACCCAAAAGGAGGAGTTTAAATATGAAATTATTAAGAAACAGAACCATCTTAGGGGTAGCATGTATCGTGCTATCCCTTATTATTTGTTTTGGATTGACACCACTTTTTAATAATGCAATCGTAGCAAAGACTAATGTGATTAGAGTATCAGAAAACATTGCTAAAGGTGAATTAATAACATCTAAAAAAGTTCAAACTGTAGAAGTTGGAGGATACAATCTACCTGACTCAGTCCTAAAAAATCCAGAAAACATAATAGGTAAATATGCAAAAGCAGATTTATATAAGGGAGATTATATCTTAAATACAAAAGTATCAGACAATCCCCTTGCTAACTATGAATATCTATATGATTTCAATGGAAGCGAAAGAGCTATATCAGTAAGTATCAAAAGCTTTGCAGCAGGACTTTCAGGAAAATTGCAAGCTAGGGATATCGTATCTATTATGGTATCAGAGTATGGAGAATTAAAAGAAACTATAAGTCCTGAACAACTTCAATATGTACAAGTTTTAGCAGTAACATCAGGTACAGGAATGGATACAGATGAATATGCAAACAAGGAAGATGAAAGAATCGAAAAAGATAAAGATCTTCCAGCAACGATTACTTTTAGAGCATCTCCAGAACAAGCAAAATTACTTACAGAGCTTGAAGTAAAGGGTAAAATTCATGTTGTATTTGTTTATAGAGGAAACAAATACAACTCTGAAAAATTCTTAAAAGAACAAGCTAAAATATTATCAGGAAATGAAGAACAAGTAGTACAAGAAAAAAACTTAGAAAATAATGAGGCTTCAACTGATGTGAAAACCACTGAAAATACTTCAGGAGAGGATGATGGCAATGCAGAAGAATAAAATTATTGCAGTATGGGGAAATCACAATAGTGGGAAAACAACTCTTGCTGCAAAAATTGCAAATGA is drawn from Tepidibacter hydrothermalis and contains these coding sequences:
- a CDS encoding VirD4-like conjugal transfer protein, CD1115 family, whose translation is MKYKKQKLIIAALIFLVGLWINIYFSTNLHFLLTKQMEVLSFIPIKDCMISMATSKAHLSLFLCLQGFSFLFAVFYYIANHKPYQSELVEVTPQISTPVAAGQKQFGSAKWLTDKEKDTAFESFIIESNNDGFKPLLDANKRELEKINQDERSILNEKEQEKNSKLGELKEKQTTTKSECKHEDAQEQDDQKKYQLPKIKSGGIVIGCNKTGKSEKIYYIDEDTHTLCIGATRSGKTRTVVLQTIGTIGLAGESMILSDPKGEIYTYTYTFLKNMGYEVICVDFKNPLKSDRYNFLQPVIDAIDKNDIPKAVEATWDLTASLVPENSHNEKIWTNGEASIIASAIMAVIYDNRNGNDRRFQNMSNVYFFISEMCKTIDGTMPLLKYMKNIPTSHPARALLSISEVAPSKTRGSFYTSALTTLRLFTNPLIHSMTEKSDFDPNAIGERKQAIFIILPDEKSTYYSLASLFVNQSYMQLVKNADERGGRLKKRVNFMLEEFGNFVKIPDFANKLTVGGGRGIRFNLFLQSFMQLDEKYGKETAGTIKSNCETWIYLQADDLNTLEEISKKLGNYTVSTYSLSSSHGRYSTPSSSHSINLTHRALLTVDEVRLLSRPYSLITSRNHPAIMYSPDLSEWFFNKIFGLGDKEHNRKIREYREEIREQRQSKNEIDTWNIWEYFMEEGKSSKQNQYSQRSSMKI
- a CDS encoding Mbov_0395 family pilin-like conjugal transfer protein codes for the protein MKIKRYLKKIKKDMRIFLITISAMMVNSPAVLAANDVKNSQIVKGTEKLIKDLTTWLMVLAPIVGGLLIIYFFIRRSAADEMDTKKWNNRITTAIVSVIGAVLASATLNLIIGYYV
- a CDS encoding DUF6133 family protein; its protein translation is MKKLMNKVQEKMMRVGIVTRNVMTSTSGEGFVDSAVKILISVVIGALLLAGLYKLFGDTILPTLTQRIKDMFNFAG
- a CDS encoding conjugal transfer protein TrbL family protein; the encoded protein is MEFVIMLLIGAILTGCLEYVNTLLDGLVPIALHAENYMYTLLGTSGISGIFDIFFAYGVSLIILKFLKKGFERYILWTEGDADTEPIILLTGFFKSLAIAICFPTMYGWLAEIVSDLSNQLINSISGDMGTDFSTIITGITSAGIFTGIISLIFFICFFILYIQFLTRGLEILILRIGLPLACVGLMDNDNGVFRSYIQKFFQSTMAVLVQIVLAKLGVALMLNTHIFWGLAALLLALRTPKFLQEFLIISGAQGGGGMMNKVYSTARIYQMGKSVFTK
- a CDS encoding mercury transporter, translated to MEILKDLALAFIMLIRIGAVLRIVYCFICMGADEEQSTTYKKRIRNTIIFYIMAECVWVIKDLVMSYYM
- a CDS encoding prepilin peptidase, which translates into the protein MIIKGCLFVGILMVAGYIDIKTKTIPDWIHILIILAGFIKVNLMESMIGLIIVPLPFFIMACLKENSIGGGDIKLMAACGVFLGVKGGVMGSVIGLVIAVVVNGVYYAIKNKDKNIGFALAPYLGIGSFVSFLLL
- the cpaB gene encoding Flp pilus assembly protein CpaB; the encoded protein is MKLLRNRTILGVACIVLSLIICFGLTPLFNNAIVAKTNVIRVSENIAKGELITSKKVQTVEVGGYNLPDSVLKNPENIIGKYAKADLYKGDYILNTKVSDNPLANYEYLYDFNGSERAISVSIKSFAAGLSGKLQARDIVSIMVSEYGELKETISPEQLQYVQVLAVTSGTGMDTDEYANKEDERIEKDKDLPATITFRASPEQAKLLTELEVKGKIHVVFVYRGNKYNSEKFLKEQAKILSGNEEQVVQEKNLENNEASTDVKTTENTSGEDDGNAEE